In the genome of Serratia symbiotica (Periphyllus acericola), one region contains:
- the murG gene encoding undecaprenyldiphospho-muramoylpentapeptide beta-N-acetylglucosaminyltransferase translates to MSGKPKRLMVMAGGTGGHVFPGLAVAHHLMAQGWQVRWLGTADRMEADLVPRHGIEIDFIRISGLRGKGLKAQLSAPLRIWQAVRQAQLIMRRFQPDVVLGMGGYVSGPGGLAAWLCGIPVVLQEQNGIAGLTNRWLARIAKTVLQAFPGALPNAEVVGNPLRRDVLALPLPTERLQGREGPIRVLVIGGSQGAQVLNQTVPEIAARLGDSITLWHQVGKGALERGLRDYERAGQTQHKVTEFIDDMAGAYAWADVVVCRSGALTVSEVAVAGLPAIFVPFQHQDRQQYWNALPLEEAGAAKIIEQPQFNADTVCELLASWHRPMLLAMAEKARSVAIPDATERVAAELIRAAK, encoded by the coding sequence ATGAGCGGGAAACCTAAGCGTTTAATGGTGATGGCAGGCGGTACCGGTGGGCATGTGTTCCCAGGGCTGGCGGTTGCGCATCATCTAATGGCGCAGGGCTGGCAGGTGCGTTGGCTTGGCACCGCAGACCGAATGGAAGCCGATCTGGTGCCGAGGCACGGCATTGAGATTGATTTTATCCGTATTTCCGGCCTACGTGGTAAAGGGCTGAAGGCTCAGCTGAGCGCACCGCTGCGCATCTGGCAGGCGGTACGGCAGGCACAGCTAATCATGCGCCGCTTCCAGCCGGACGTAGTGCTGGGCATGGGGGGGTATGTTTCCGGCCCCGGTGGCTTGGCGGCTTGGCTTTGCGGCATCCCAGTAGTACTGCAGGAGCAGAACGGCATCGCTGGTTTGACCAACCGCTGGCTGGCGCGTATTGCTAAAACGGTATTGCAGGCTTTTCCCGGTGCGCTCCCGAACGCTGAGGTGGTGGGTAACCCGTTACGCCGTGATGTGCTGGCTCTGCCATTGCCAACTGAACGCCTGCAAGGACGAGAAGGCCCCATCCGCGTGCTAGTGATTGGTGGGAGTCAGGGCGCGCAGGTGCTTAACCAGACAGTGCCTGAAATCGCGGCGCGCTTGGGCGATAGCATCACGCTCTGGCATCAGGTAGGTAAAGGCGCTCTGGAGAGGGGGCTGCGCGACTACGAGAGGGCAGGGCAGACGCAGCATAAAGTGACCGAATTTATTGATGATATGGCCGGCGCCTACGCTTGGGCTGACGTGGTAGTGTGCCGTTCCGGCGCGCTGACCGTCAGCGAGGTTGCCGTAGCGGGTCTGCCGGCGATTTTTGTGCCGTTCCAGCATCAGGATCGTCAGCAGTACTGGAACGCCCTCCCACTGGAAGAAGCCGGCGCGGCGAAGATTATCGAACAGCCACAGTTCAACGCTGATACGGTGTGCGAACTGTTGGCGAGTTGGCATCGCCCGATGTTGTTGGCGATGGCCGAAAAGGCACGCTCGGTGGCCATTCCTGACGCCACAGAGCGTGTGGCGGCGGAACTGATACGAGCCGCCAAATAA
- the ftsQ gene encoding cell division protein FtsQ, with the protein MPHAALNALDREVGSNSRRSNGTQLAGMIFLLMVLGTSLWSGWAVISWMKDASNQPLSRLVVTGERDYTTNDDIRQIILALGAPGTFMTQDVDVIQQQIERLPWIKQVSVRKQWPDELKIHLVEYVPVARWNDLHRVDADGTSFSEPTEWVGKQILPLLYGPEGCEKEVLEGYHAMSSMLAASKYTLKMVAMSARHSWQLALDNNARLELGRDERTGRLQRFIELYPLFQQQAKAESKRVSYVDLRYESGASVGWVPLLIDSQAVEAQHNSNQQQNQAQAK; encoded by the coding sequence ATGCCGCACGCTGCTCTGAATGCGCTCGATCGCGAAGTGGGAAGCAACTCGCGCCGCAGCAATGGAACCCAATTGGCGGGGATGATCTTCCTGCTGATGGTGCTAGGAACGAGCCTATGGAGCGGTTGGGCGGTGATTAGCTGGATGAAAGACGCCAGCAACCAGCCGCTTTCGCGGCTGGTGGTAACCGGGGAACGTGATTACACCACCAATGATGATATCCGCCAGATAATCCTGGCACTGGGCGCACCAGGGACGTTTATGACGCAGGATGTCGATGTCATCCAGCAGCAGATTGAGCGACTGCCATGGATCAAGCAGGTTAGCGTGCGTAAGCAATGGCCGGATGAACTGAAAATCCACCTGGTGGAGTATGTGCCGGTAGCGCGCTGGAATGATTTGCACAGGGTGGATGCTGATGGCACATCGTTCAGCGAACCAACAGAGTGGGTGGGCAAACAGATATTGCCGCTGCTCTACGGCCCGGAAGGCTGCGAAAAGGAGGTGCTGGAGGGTTACCATGCCATGAGCAGCATGTTAGCTGCCAGCAAATATACGCTAAAAATGGTAGCGATGAGCGCACGCCATTCCTGGCAGTTGGCTTTGGATAATAACGCTCGGTTGGAACTGGGGCGTGATGAACGCACAGGTCGTCTACAGCGGTTTATCGAGCTTTATCCGCTATTTCAGCAGCAGGCTAAGGCGGAAAGCAAGCGCGTCAGTTATGTCGATTTGCGCTATGAATCTGGTGCCTCGGTAGGTTGGGTGCCGTTGCTCATAGACTCGCAAGCGGTTGAGGCTCAGCACAACAGTAATCAGCAACAGAATCAGGCACAGGCAAAATAA
- a CDS encoding D-alanine--D-alanine ligase, with translation MADKVAVLLGGTSAEREISLQSGAAVLAGLREGGIDSHGIDPRDFPVIQLKAQRFNKVFISLHGRGGEDGTIQGLLEFLELPYTGSGVMASALGIDKWRSKMLWQSMGLPVAPYVVLNRMEYADDEKAALLDRLASLGFPLIVKPSREGSSVGMSKVSESSALEVALEEAFRHDDKVLVEQWLSGPEYTVAMLGDQVLPSIRIQPAGMFYDYQAKYISGNTQYFCPSGLSAEQEAEMAALALRAYRALDCRGWGRIDLMQDSDGSFYLLEMNTSPGMTNNSLVPMAARQFGLSFSQLVTRILALAE, from the coding sequence ATGGCTGATAAAGTTGCTGTACTGTTAGGGGGCACTTCCGCTGAACGTGAAATCTCACTGCAATCCGGTGCTGCCGTATTAGCCGGGCTACGAGAAGGCGGTATCGACTCCCATGGCATTGACCCGCGTGACTTCCCGGTGATCCAGTTAAAAGCGCAGAGGTTTAATAAAGTATTTATTTCGCTGCACGGCCGTGGCGGTGAGGATGGCACCATACAGGGGCTGCTAGAGTTCCTTGAATTGCCTTATACCGGTAGCGGCGTGATGGCGTCAGCGCTGGGCATCGACAAATGGCGTAGCAAAATGCTGTGGCAGTCGATGGGGTTGCCGGTAGCACCTTATGTGGTGCTAAATCGTATGGAGTACGCTGACGATGAAAAAGCAGCGCTACTAGATCGCCTCGCTTCGCTAGGCTTTCCGTTGATCGTCAAACCTAGCCGCGAAGGCTCCAGCGTCGGTATGAGTAAGGTTAGCGAAAGCAGCGCACTTGAGGTAGCGCTGGAAGAGGCTTTTCGTCATGACGACAAAGTGCTGGTGGAACAGTGGCTGAGCGGCCCGGAATATACTGTGGCGATGCTGGGAGATCAAGTTCTGCCGTCGATCCGCATTCAGCCCGCAGGTATGTTCTACGATTACCAGGCTAAGTACATCTCGGGTAATACCCAGTACTTTTGCCCAAGCGGCCTGAGCGCGGAACAAGAAGCCGAGATGGCAGCGCTGGCGCTACGCGCCTACCGCGCGCTGGACTGTCGTGGCTGGGGTCGTATAGACCTGATGCAGGATAGCGATGGCAGCTTCTATCTGCTTGAGATGAATACATCTCCCGGCATGACCAATAATAGCCTGGTGCCGATGGCAGCGCGCCAGTTTGGACTAAGCTTCTCGCAATTGGTAACGAGAATTTTGGCGTTGGCCGAGTGA
- the ftsW gene encoding cell division protein FtsW, protein MRLRLPNFGLREGVKNWAAGLRDDSANVIYDSTLLWLTFGLSIIGFVMVTSASMPIGQRLADDPFLFAKRDALYLGLAFGLSMVTLRIPMDVWQRYSSVMLLMSMVMLLIVLVVGRSLNGASRWIALGPLHIQPAELSKLSLFCYLASYLVRKVEEVRRNFWGFYKPMAVMVVLAVLLLAQPDLGTVVVLFITTLAMLFLAGAKIWQFLAIIGSGVFAGVLLIIAEPYRMRRVTSFWNPWADQFGSGYQLTQSLMAFGRGELWGQGLGNSVHKLEYLPEAHTDFIFSILGEELGYIGVVSTLLMVFFVAFRAMSIGRRALASDQRFSGFLACSIGVWFSFQALVNVGAAACLLPTKGLTLPLISYGGSSLLIMSTAIVLLLRIDYETRLAKAQAFVKR, encoded by the coding sequence ATGAGACTACGCCTGCCGAACTTTGGGCTGAGAGAAGGGGTAAAAAACTGGGCGGCGGGATTACGCGACGATTCTGCCAATGTGATTTACGACAGCACACTACTGTGGCTGACGTTTGGCTTGTCGATTATCGGCTTTGTGATGGTGACATCGGCTTCAATGCCGATCGGCCAGCGTCTGGCGGACGATCCTTTCCTGTTCGCCAAGCGTGACGCATTGTATCTCGGCCTAGCCTTTGGCCTATCGATGGTGACGTTGCGTATCCCGATGGACGTTTGGCAGCGTTACAGCAGCGTGATGTTGTTGATGTCGATGGTGATGTTACTGATCGTGCTGGTGGTCGGCCGCTCATTAAACGGGGCGTCGCGCTGGATCGCGCTAGGCCCGTTGCACATTCAGCCAGCGGAGTTGTCCAAGCTATCGCTATTCTGCTATCTGGCGAGCTATCTGGTGCGCAAGGTTGAAGAGGTGCGCCGCAACTTTTGGGGCTTCTACAAGCCGATGGCGGTGATGGTGGTGTTGGCAGTGCTGCTGTTGGCACAGCCAGATCTTGGCACAGTGGTGGTGCTGTTTATCACTACCTTGGCGATGTTGTTCCTGGCAGGGGCGAAGATATGGCAGTTCCTGGCGATTATCGGCTCTGGCGTGTTCGCCGGGGTGCTGCTGATTATTGCCGAACCTTACCGTATGCGCCGTGTGACATCGTTCTGGAACCCCTGGGCGGATCAGTTTGGCAGCGGCTACCAACTGACCCAGTCGTTAATGGCGTTTGGCCGTGGCGAATTATGGGGGCAAGGGCTAGGCAACTCGGTGCATAAATTGGAATATTTGCCAGAGGCGCATACTGACTTCATTTTCTCGATTTTAGGTGAAGAACTGGGCTATATCGGTGTGGTTTCAACCTTGCTGATGGTATTCTTCGTCGCTTTTCGCGCGATGTCGATCGGTCGCCGCGCCTTGGCGAGTGATCAACGATTTTCCGGCTTCCTGGCTTGCTCGATTGGCGTGTGGTTCAGCTTCCAGGCACTGGTTAACGTCGGTGCTGCAGCTTGCCTGTTACCGACCAAAGGTTTGACGTTGCCGCTGATTAGCTATGGCGGTTCGAGCCTGCTGATTATGTCGACAGCGATCGTGCTGTTGTTGCGTATTGATTATGAAACGCGCCTGGCCAAAGCCCAGGCATTTGTGAAGAGGTAA
- the murC gene encoding UDP-N-acetylmuramate--L-alanine ligase, which produces MNTQQLAKLRTIVPEMRRVRHIHFVGIGGAGMGGIAEVLANEGYQISGSDLAPNQVTQQLSALGATIYFNHRTENVLDASVVVVSSAISADNPEIVAAREARIPVIRRAEMLAELMRFRHCIAVAGTHGKTTTTAMVSSIYAEADLDPTFVNGGLVKAAGTHARLGSSRFLIAEADESDASFLHLQPMVAIITNIEADHMDTYQGDFENLKQTFINFLHNLPFYGRAVMCIDDPVVRELLPCVGRHITTYGFSDDADVRIENYRQLGAQGCFTLSRQDKPLITVTLNAPGRHNALNAAAAAAVATEEGIDDEDILRALASFQGTGRRFDFLGEFPLATVNGKAGSAMLVDDYGHHPTEVDATLQAVRAGWPNKRLVMIFQPHRYTRTRDLYDDFANVLSQVDMLLMLEVYAAGETPIPGADSRALCRTIRTRGKLDPILVSDADSVPEILAQLLQADDLVLMQGAGNVGKIARKLAEVKLQPQKKEEEYHG; this is translated from the coding sequence ATGAATACACAACAATTGGCGAAACTACGTACTATAGTGCCTGAGATGCGACGCGTCCGGCACATTCACTTTGTCGGCATCGGTGGTGCTGGCATGGGAGGTATCGCCGAAGTGTTGGCTAACGAAGGTTATCAGATCAGCGGCTCCGACCTGGCACCGAACCAGGTAACCCAACAGTTGAGTGCGCTCGGAGCGACGATTTACTTTAATCACCGCACGGAAAATGTGCTGGATGCGAGCGTGGTGGTGGTGTCTAGCGCAATCTCCGCCGATAACCCGGAGATTGTCGCCGCCCGTGAAGCACGCATCCCGGTGATCCGTCGTGCCGAGATGCTGGCCGAATTAATGCGTTTTCGCCATTGCATTGCTGTCGCCGGTACGCACGGCAAGACCACCACCACGGCGATGGTATCAAGTATTTATGCCGAAGCCGACCTGGATCCGACCTTTGTCAACGGCGGGTTGGTGAAAGCGGCGGGAACCCATGCGCGTTTAGGCTCCAGCCGTTTCCTGATTGCAGAAGCGGATGAGAGTGATGCATCGTTCCTGCATCTACAGCCGATGGTGGCGATCATAACCAACATTGAAGCTGACCATATGGACACTTACCAGGGTGATTTTGAAAACCTGAAGCAGACCTTTATCAATTTCTTGCACAACCTGCCGTTCTACGGCCGTGCGGTGATGTGCATTGATGATCCGGTAGTACGGGAGTTATTGCCATGCGTAGGTCGCCACATCACCACTTACGGCTTTAGTGACGATGCTGACGTACGCATAGAAAATTACCGTCAGCTAGGTGCGCAGGGGTGTTTTACTCTGAGCCGACAGGACAAGCCACTGATAACGGTGACCCTCAATGCACCGGGTCGCCACAATGCGCTGAACGCGGCGGCGGCGGCGGCGGTAGCGACCGAAGAAGGCATTGACGACGAAGATATTTTGCGCGCGTTGGCGAGTTTTCAAGGCACAGGGCGTCGCTTCGACTTCCTTGGAGAGTTCCCGCTGGCTACGGTCAACGGCAAAGCAGGCAGCGCAATGCTGGTGGACGATTACGGTCATCATCCCACTGAAGTGGATGCCACGCTGCAAGCAGTACGCGCCGGTTGGCCGAACAAACGCTTAGTGATGATTTTCCAGCCTCATCGCTATACGCGTACCCGTGACTTGTACGACGATTTTGCTAACGTGCTGTCGCAGGTAGATATGCTGCTGATGCTTGAGGTATACGCTGCGGGTGAAACGCCAATCCCGGGTGCGGACAGTCGTGCGTTGTGCCGTACTATCCGCACCCGCGGCAAGCTGGACCCGATTTTGGTTTCCGATGCTGACAGCGTGCCGGAAATCTTGGCACAACTGTTACAGGCCGATGATTTGGTGCTGATGCAAGGTGCCGGAAATGTAGGTAAAATCGCCAGAAAATTGGCTGAAGTGAAATTGCAACCACAGAAAAAAGAGGAAGAATATCATGGCTGA